The Sorghum bicolor cultivar BTx623 chromosome 6, Sorghum_bicolor_NCBIv3, whole genome shotgun sequence genome contains the following window.
CTTAACGCAGAACATACAATTAAAACCAGAGCGTTTTTCTTCTATAGATCGATTGATGAAACCACCAACCCCAAATCCCCAATCCTCAACTCAATTTATGACAACCTCAGTTTTAGcacaaaccaaaaaaaaaagaagtcatGAAACTGAATAAAAATATCGTCTTGCttcaggaaaaaaaaacagcaaGAATCAAGTCTGTCATGTTTATACACTTTCAGCATCTCTTCTCGGCACAATGTTAAAACTATCGACTCATTGGCCTCTGACGAGGTATCAATAGCTCAACTAGCTACTCAATCTAACAGGAACTGTCAATAAAAGGATGCCGGGCATTATATTATCTGTACATTGTCTGATCATGAAACAACTTTGCTGCCGGTTACAGTGTAGGAGAAAGCTTAACGTATGACCTGAATAATGCACACAATGTCTCTATAAAGTGATGTTGCGTTGGCTCTCACAGCCAGGGCAGTTGTGCAAGCTCTCGTGGATGTAAATATCACAATCAAGGCAGAAGTGCTGGTTGCATTTTGGGCAGCGAACATGGAGGTTAGATTGGCCATCTGCAAGGATTTTTTAGGAAATCAAATGATTAATGAACCTTGGTTGTTGCTACTTCATGTAAGAATCATAACACCAAAAAGTTGGTACAAGAAAGTCGAAGGAAAAGAAACTTGAGAATACATTGAAAGATCCAAATACAAGAATTGGGAAGGGCAAACTGTAAACTTCAAAAAATATAGAAACGAGGAGGCACCCCCATTTCCACTACTGTAATAAAGAAATAACTGTAATGTTCATACAATTCCTATTTGACCTGATCAGTGCAGAAGCTAACTATATTATGTCAgctgttcattttattgcagaAAGAATTTAAGGCTATTGCTTAGTAAGCTCCCCATACTGCCATGCCATCTTGTTTTTAGTTGGACATGCTTtactaagaagaaagaatagttaGAATAAGGACAGGAATCACTATTCCtagcaaaaaagaaaaagagggcAGGTACCACTAATCCTAgggaaaaaaaacaaagaaaaaagaCATGAATTTACGGAATACTTGCTACCAACTATAAGgtttgtactccctccgtcccaaattataagtcattccaagaatcttagagagtcaaagtttttcaagtttgaccaaatttatatagcaaaataataacatttttggtaccaaccaagtatcattagattctttgttagttatattttcatagtgtacatGACATAAacctttatatttctctctatatttttggtcaaacttgaaaatgctttgactctccaagattcttggagtgacttataatttggaacggagtgaGTACCATTGAAGCATATGCAGGCTAGGCGAAAGATATATTTTGTAGTCTAAAGAAGTAGCAGACATGAGCTTTGACATGCTTAAGCATACCTGGGTTAAAAAGGCTCTGCTGGCAGCTGAAACAGATCTGTCCTCCCCTTTGGATTCTATTTGGAACAGGGGTGACCTCATCGAACGGTGCTACAGGGAAGAGATGATGATATGACCTTGCCAAGTGTGGAGAACTAACTAGTGTAAGACCACAAGTTCGACATTCAGTTGGAAGCTCACACACATTAACTTTGCATCTAGGACATATGTAACCTTCAGCCCCAGACTTTATCTTCTTGTGACAAGAGCAAATAGATATAAGATCCTCAGCACCCCTTTGTGGAAAGCCCATCTTAATCAAATTAGCTGCAGCATATTCTGCTATTGCTGGAGGTGGGGGAGCATGTTCCAGTAACAACTCTTTGAAATGAGActgcaaaaagaaataaaatgtCGTTAATCTTTCATGCAGATTGAATAATCAAAgttaaaattaaaataaaaactttttagCACCTCATCCAGCGCAACTGTGTAGGATCCACCAGTCTCTTCACATAGATGTTTGCAAATGAAGATCTCTGCAGCAAGACCAATGACAGAGCATCTAATTTTTGACTTCTTACATTTTGTTATTGTCTCCATGATATCACCAGGATCAAATGTATTCAGGGCAGAGTATAAAATCAGAACTTCCTTGTGACCATATGATGGTACTTGATCTAAATAACCATGAACAAGTTCTAGAGCATTCTGCAGGGATGAATCACCGGAACACTCAAGCTTCCCCATCAAAGCCTTAATCTGTGACTCTGGGCTCCCTCCAATTTCTGTAAGTCGATGGGCAATACCATCTTTAATTGTCACTAGGCCAACATGGCTCAACGGATTCTGGTCAAAGAATTCTCTTATGAAAGCCTCAGCATGTTTTGCAACAACTGCCATTCGACTAGGACGATAATCCATCTCTGAAGCCGCCTACATGAGTAAATAACAATCTTGAGAGTGCAAAGGTGCAAAGAGAGTGTAATGATAATTTTCAGTAGAACAATTCTTCACCACTACAAAAACAACTGAGCAAGCCAATCTTATAAACTTGAAACAATTATGGATGCTCAAAGATAAGGTTATAACATtaccaaagaaaaaaaacaattgGCAAGGATGTTAGAGAAATATTCTTTACCAGAAATGCACAGTTTTAAAAGAATACAAAAATCACACTTTGTCATATCAGGAAATAAAAACTTCCATGCTAGTTAAAGCAGTGCTTGTTCGTTCCAACCTCAAATCTCAATTGACATAAAAAAAGGTACCATCAGCTGAATAGACATTTGCATATTCTTAACAGAAAAAACAAATTGTCACATCTAGATGACTCTTTGCAGTAAGTCCTAGAATATTGTTACCATAAGTTCAAGTGAGGGTATCAAATAATTTCATGTCTACCTAATCCATCAATCAAGAATAACCATCCATTTGTGCAATCCATAGGGTCTGCATCAatacatacaaaaaaaaaatgaaagcaTCCTTTTATTTTTGAATTCCATGACTAGTCTATATTTTGTGCCTACATATAGGAGCGTTCCATAGATCGATTGTGTCGCGATTGCTAAAGACCTAATTTCTTTTCCTGCAACCCTAGTTCCTGCACTTCTTGTGATGTCAGGATTTTGTTGGAGCAAGCCTTGCCAATGGTAAAAGCAAAAGCATCTACCACATGATTTGCTTCTCTACAGAAATCTACACAAGGAATGACAGGGCGAATTAACTTCTCAGATGTGGGGAAACAATTAAAAGGCATCTTCAGACACAACTATCCAGGCAGCAATAGCAATAACCCTCCCCAGGAACACCTTCAAACTGTTGACAAAAATAGTCCGTTTGATAAGGGAGATGTAAGACATTCACTCTATTCGATATATATCAAATATAACTAATGTATCCAAAGAAGTATTGTGTCGTCTACATTTTGTTTCAGCAATCCAATTGGTGTGCACACATATAAATTGATCTTGGCTGTGGTAGACTTGAGCTCCAAACAACATAATGCTGCCAACAACAATACTAACAATTGCAATTTGCAACAATCTAGATCCATGTTTCCCTTCATGATTCATGTACATGAGTCTACTACTCTATAGTACAGAAATCCTTAAGCTAGCATTGGTTTATGGATTTAGTGAGACTTAGGTCTCGAGTTCTCCATACATGCCATGGCCCATGGCCATGGGTACAAACCATGGTAGATCTTAGAATTTCCAAAATACTCAGTTGTTACCCATCTAATTAACTGTTTCCACATAAAATGATTGATCTCTCAAACTTAATGTTGCTAAAACAGCATTAGATTCTAAAATTGGCCTCACATCTTCCAATTACAGCATCACCCTCGGAATGTACAAGCCAAATAAGATAATCATCACAGCTAGGCCCTGAGGCTAAACAAACAGCATTAAAGCCAGGCAGCCAATCAGATTGTAACACCTACATCACTCTACAAACAAATAAACCAGGATTGCTCATACAGATCGGCACCATCTCCACAACATTTCTCAAGCTTACAAATGAACCTACAGGTACATGAAACAAGCAAAAGGCACAGTCCCAGTACTCACCACTCCATTCATGCCCTAAGTAAGTCAACACTTAAGTGAATCAAATGTGTAGCCCATAAGGCCATAAGCACTGCCACACCTCTCGGAACAAGGGATCGCAATCACAAGCCAGCGTCAAGTTAGCTCGA
Protein-coding sequences here:
- the LOC8064457 gene encoding general transcription factor IIH subunit 2, whose translation is MYGVGGGGGGFNAPSTTAGRRRNPGDEEEDEEEEGGEGRVLEAWERAYADERSWESLQEDESGLLHPIDTKALVHSQYRRRLLLRSAAAAAARIQKGLIRYLYIVIDLSRAASEMDYRPSRMAVVAKHAEAFIREFFDQNPLSHVGLVTIKDGIAHRLTEIGGSPESQIKALMGKLECSGDSSLQNALELVHGYLDQVPSYGHKEVLILYSALNTFDPGDIMETITKCKKSKIRCSVIGLAAEIFICKHLCEETGGSYTVALDESHFKELLLEHAPPPPAIAEYAAANLIKMGFPQRGAEDLISICSCHKKIKSGAEGYICPRCKVNVCELPTECRTCGLTLVSSPHLARSYHHLFPVAPFDEVTPVPNRIQRGGQICFSCQQSLFNPDGQSNLHVRCPKCNQHFCLDCDIYIHESLHNCPGCESQRNITL